The genomic stretch CGAGGTTATAGATTCGGAAGGGTGCCTGACCGTGCTTCTTTCCACCGCTTCCAGTACTCTTCCCAGCGTGGTCGACGGCAGCGACACAGCCTCTCACGATGTCATCGATGTAGGTGAAGTCGCGGGCGACCGTCGCGTGATCAGGGCCTTCGAAGATGGAGACGGGCTTCCCACGGAGGATATCGcgggtgaagaagaagtaggccATGTCGGGCCGCCCCCAGGGGCCATAGACGGTGAAGAAGCGGAGGCCGGTGATGGAGAGGCCGTATATATTGTTGTACACGTGGGCGATCTCCTCCCCTGCTTTCTTGGTCGCGGCGTAGAGCGACGCCGGTCGGTCGGTGCGGTCGGCCTCTGAGAAAGGGACCTTGGAGTTGAGCCCGTAGACAGAGGAGGAAGAGGCCCATACGACCGCGGGCTGAGGGTCCGCCGCCTTGGCGGCTTCCAGCACAGCGACGAGCCCCGCGACGTTGGAGTGGATATAGGAACCGGGGTCGGTGAGGGCGTGGCGGACGCCGGCCTGGGCCGCGAGGTGCACCACGTGAGATATTGGCACCACGTCGAACAGCTTGCGGAGCAGCGCAGCGTCGTTGATGTCGCCCTCGACGATGAAGACGCCCGCGCGGTCGAGCAGCGCCTGGCGCGCCCGCTTCAGGTCGGGATCGTAGTAGGCGTTGTAGTTGTCGAGGCCGAGGACACCGTCGCCGCGGCGCTTGAGGGCGGCGGCCACGTGCATCCCGACGAACCCGGCTGCCCCGGTGACGAGGACGGACTTCCCGGAAGCGCGGCGCACGCGGGCGGAGGAGCGGACGCGCTTCTCCCAGGCAGGACCGCCCCAGGAGGGACTCGTGCTCATGCCGAGGGAGCGGCGGGTGCCGGAGGGTGAGGAAGAAGGGTGGGAACGGGGAGAAGGGGAGAGGAGGAACAGGGCGAAGAAGAGGGCGAGGGCGAAGAAAGACCAAAAGACCAATTTTGGCAGACTTTGCCAACGGTGGAGGAGACGGTGGTGGCGGTGGTGGTGGTGGGGCTTCTCCAACTTCCACTTGCCGGGGATGGAAGGGGCGGCGTCCGCGTCCATGACCACGGCAACAAGATCCTCTCTTGCCTCCTTCCTCCTGctcctgctcctcctcctcctcctcctccttggttGCTTCAAATTTGTTGAATCAAAGGTTCGGCCTTCACTTCAACGGAGGCCCTATCAATTTGCTGTTGGAATTGaactatcaaatc from Zingiber officinale cultivar Zhangliang chromosome 5B, Zo_v1.1, whole genome shotgun sequence encodes the following:
- the LOC121984813 gene encoding UDP-glucuronate 4-epimerase 3-like gives rise to the protein MDADAAPSIPGKWKLEKPHHHHRHHRLLHRWQSLPKLVFWSFFALALFFALFLLSPSPRSHPSSSPSGTRRSLGMSTSPSWGGPAWEKRVRSSARVRRASGKSVLVTGAAGFVGMHVAAALKRRGDGVLGLDNYNAYYDPDLKRARQALLDRAGVFIVEGDINDAALLRKLFDVVPISHVVHLAAQAGVRHALTDPGSYIHSNVAGLVAVLEAAKAADPQPAVVWASSSSVYGLNSKVPFSEADRTDRPASLYAATKKAGEEIAHVYNNIYGLSITGLRFFTVYGPWGRPDMAYFFFTRDILRGKPVSIFEGPDHATVARDFTYIDDIVRGCVAAVDHAGKSTGSGGKKHGQAPFRIYNLGNTSPVSVSDLVSILEQLLKVKAVKKFVKMPRNGDVQFTHANITLAEKELGYHPTTSLHSGLKKFVRWYLEYYSTSLSKQASEEDRSISS